One window from the genome of Hydra vulgaris chromosome 02, alternate assembly HydraT2T_AEP encodes:
- the LOC136076813 gene encoding uncharacterized protein LOC136076813, which produces MSNLPFNIVETPGMKLLLNYLAPKAIIKTPKTLATIKLDMIHHNVEKAITNQLEEEVPECESVAFTSDGWTAKNGDPFESLTLHYIDSDFELKKYSLDCQAHLNRKTGPLLAKGLDTMISKYEVLARPDLERTCVTDGAANIKAAVSLSTLLDKQLVCVDHMLNNCLKDTLENGEVKVIVDKCKRLAQRTHQSTKDWYEIKQECESLGCNPIKLIQPVQTRWNSNAMLFKSVLRNEQGLKSVRDNSLNANLTILIPSDDDFQVIAELHPFLAKCQEYSEIWSSDKTPTVHKIQQHLFSLITMCHRTVTQNTSGSRIAKDAMTRFIEYLETRIPDKGTEVNDFNLASVFDPFYRGYSITLIKGNKDHLDGIIDQLVDNHPTTREYNEAYEASLPSAQRNLDKDMDDFERMAMENDGNDAPTLAGPSEPPLKVDIHFY; this is translated from the exons ATGTCAAATCTTCCTTTCAATATTGTGGAAACTCCAGGAATGAAGTTGCTCTTGAACTATTTGGCACCAAAAGCAATCATAAAAACACCAAAAACACTTGCTACAATAAAGCTTGACATGATTCATCATAATGTTGAAAAGGCAATAACCAATCAACTTGAGGAAGAAGTACCAGAATGTGAAAGTGTAGCTTTTACATCAGATGGTTGGACTGCAAAAAATGGTGATCCTTTTGAATCTCTCACACTCCATTACATCGACAGTGATTTTGAGTTGAAAAAGTACAGTTTGGACTGCCAGGCTCATTTAAATAGGAAAACAGGTCCTTTACTTGCCAAAGGATTAGACACTATGATTTCAAAATATGAAGTCTTGGCAAGGCCTGACCTAGAAAGAACATGTGTGACTGATGGTGCAGCTAACATAAAGGCAGCTGTCAGTTTATCAACTTTATTGGACAAGCAATTGGTGTGTGTTGATCACATGTTGAACAATTGTTTGAAAGACACATTAGAAAATGGTGAGGTTAAGGTAATTGTTGATAAGTGCAAGAGACTTGCTCAAAGGACACATCAAAGCACTAAGGATTGGTATGAAATCAAACAAGAATGTGAATCTCTAGGGTGTAATCCAATCAAGCTAATCCAACCAGTGCAAACAAGATGGAATTCAAATGCAATGCTGTTCAAGTCAGTGTTAAGAAATGAGCAAGGTTTGAAGTCTGTCAGAGATAACAGCCTGAATGCAAACTTGACAATACTTATACCAAGTGATGACGATTTTCAAGTAATTGCAGAACTTCATCCTTTCTTGGCAAAATGTCAAGAATACTCAGAGATTTGGTCCTCAGATAAAACACCTACAGTTCACAAGATCCAGCAACACCTCTTTTCATTGATTACTATGTGCCATAGGACAGTTACACAAAATACTtcag gTTCAAGAATTGCTAAAGATGCAATGACCAGGTTTATAGAATACTTGGAAACTAGGATTCCAGATAAAGGCACTGAAGTTAATGACTTTAATCTTGCAAGTGTGTTTGATCCATTTTATAGAGGTTATTCTATCACACTTATCAAGGGCAACAAAGATCATTTAGATGGAATAATAGACCAACTGGTAGACAATCATCCAACTACCAGAGAATACAATGAGGCTTATGAGGCTTCATTACCTTCTGCACAGCGAAACTTAGATAAAGATATGGATGATTTTGAGAGAATGGCCATGGAAAATGATGGAAATGATGCACCAACTTTGGCAGGACCATCAGAGCCTCCTCTAAAGGTagatattcatttttattaa